The Flavobacterium sp. 140616W15 sequence AACGGGCGAATTGAGATTGAAAAAAGATTTCCAAAGTTTACGATTCAATACACACAATCATTGCCTAACATTGCAGAAAATGATTTTAATTTCTCTAAAATAGATTTTAAAACAGAATATGAAAAAAAATATCTAAACGGACAAAAAACAAGTTTGCTTTTGCAAGGAGGGTATGCAATGGGAGATGTACCAATCACACATTTGTATAATACTTCACCAAATAATATTACCAAAGAAACAATGATTCAGAGGGTAACATTTGCAGGCAGAAATAGTTTTGAAACAATGTTTTTTAATGAATTCTTTTCAAGTAAATATGCAATTTTCCAGGTTAAACATGGTTTTAACCGATTTAAAATAATCAAAAAAGTAAGACCGTCTTTAGTAATGGTTTCGCGCATGGCATGGGGAAATATGGAAAATCCAGAACAACATGTCGGGATTGATTATAAGACATTGAACAAAGGATTCTTTGAGTCTGGTATAGAAATAAATCAGATTTTTAGTGGTTTAGGATTAAGCGGATTCTATCGTTATGGACCAAACCAATTACCAAGATTTGAAGATAATATAGCTGTTAAATTGAGTTTTGTACTTGATTTAGGTATTTAAAAAAAATCCCATCTGAAGCAGATGGGATTTTTTAAATTATTATGGTTTAAGAATTAAGACCGATGGCGTGTTATTAAGCCATGTACTTTGAGATTCGATTAGTTTTTTCCAGCTGTCTAAGCTAATAATCATTAAATCCTGATGCTCTATAAACTCTTTTTTAATAGTTCTATCGTGCATTAGCATGATATGGTTAGGAGCAATTTGTTCAATAGATCGGATAGATTCCTGCATTTCACGATTGTTCTTTAATTCGCCACTAGCATCCAAAATGGTAATTTGAGAACCATTGTTGTTAATCAATTTCTTGGCATATTCAATAAGGAAAGAATCTTCTTTGCTAAAAATAGGTATGAAAACCTGATTTATTTCTTCTAGCTCCTTATCAATAAAAATCCCAACAGGCATTTTGCTTTTTGTAATAACATGTCTTGTTCTCTCGTCAAAAGGAGAATTTTCGAACAGACCTTCCTTTCCTGTAAATTTATCGATTAAACGGTCTGGATTTACTATTCTAGTGGTGAATCCTAGTATTTTACCTAATAAGGTTCCTTCAAAAATAGATTGTCCTAAACTAACTAATAATAAATCATATTCACCTTGATTTGCTGTTTCGGTTATGTCAGCATCAATATCATTAGATAATTTAAAAAGACTAACCATATTTTGATTCAAACTTTCCGATTCAGAAATAACTGGTAAAAGCATTTCTCTTTCATAATCTTTTACTTCAAAAGGATGTAACTCAGAACTTAATGATAAATGCATTGCAGTTACAATGGTATTGTCAGGTTGTTTTTTAGTCAAGCTATTTGCAATTCGTAATAATGTTTTTCCTTTGTCAGGAGTGTCAAATGAAAATAGGATTTTGTATTTGCTTTTGTTGCCTATTTCTTCTGGGATAACAGTTTTTTTGTCTTTAAAAATGAAATTGATAAAATCTAAAGCGGGTCCGGTCATAAAGGTCGTAACCAATGCCATAATTACCATCATAGTAAAAATTTCAGTTGATAAAACACCTAAATCGTATCCTATATTTAAAACAACCAATTCCATTAAACCACGAGTATTCATTAAAGCACCGATGGCTAAGCTGTCTTTCCAGCTTTGTCCTACAAATTTGGCTGCAAAGGCACTTCCAAAGAATTTTCCAACGACAGCTACTGCAATAATTACTCCAGTAACTTTCCATAAATAAGGGTCGTTTAATAAACCTATTTGAGTACGTAATCCTGTAAAAACGAAGAATAAAGGAAGTAAAAGTATAACAGATACGTCTTCTACTTTTTCGATAAAAATATTACGGAATTTATGGTTTTCAGGCATAATTGCTCCTGCTAAAAAAGCACCAAATAAGGCATGAATTCCGATTAACTCAGAAGCATAAGCAGAAAATAGAAGTGTTAAGAAGAAAATAGCAACTACAGGTTTGTTTAAACTCTCACGGGTTGAATTTAAGTCTCCTACACGTTTTAAAAACGGACGAACTATTTTAAGCATTACAATTACATAAATAATTGCTAATCCAATTACGTATAATGAACTAGTAAAAGAACCAGCTTTTACAATAGCAATTACTACGGCTAGAATACACCAAGCAGTAATATCATCTGCTGCAGCACAAGTTATAGCAATGGTTCCGAGCTTGGTTTTTTGTAAACCTCGTTCTTGAACAATTCTAGCTAAAACTGGAAATGCTGTAATACTCATAGCAATTCCCATAAATAGTCCAAAAGAAGCAAATTCAACTCCAATAGGGGCAAAAGTATGATAAATGAAATAGGCTAAAGTTAAGCCCAAAGCAAATGGAATTACGATACTTGCATGGCTAATTACAACAGATTCATGTGCTTTGTTTTTTAGTACTTTTAAGTCCAGTTCCATACCAATTACGAACATAAAAAGTATTAAACCTATTTGGCTTAAAAATTGCAGATTTCCTAAAGATTCTTGTGGAAATAAAGTAGCTGAAAATTCAGGGAAGTACATTCCGATAAGAGATGGCCCTAAAACAATACCAGCAACCATTTCTCCAATTACAGAGGGTTGACCAATTTTTCTAAAAACCCATCCAAAGAAACGTGCTACCAAAATAATTGTAATAATTTGGGCAAGTAAAATAGCAAGTGGATGTTGTAAGTTTTCAATCATTGCCGAAAGAAAATCATTCCAATGGCTACTCTCTATTTTCTTTTGAACAATTTCTCTTCCTATTTCTAAAGCTTTTCCTTTTGAGATTACCAAATAAATTAAAGCAGA is a genomic window containing:
- a CDS encoding cation:proton antiporter, which produces MKNIKNSLFYLIIIGGFSALIYLVISKGKALEIGREIVQKKIESSHWNDFLSAMIENLQHPLAILLAQIITIILVARFFGWVFRKIGQPSVIGEMVAGIVLGPSLIGMYFPEFSATLFPQESLGNLQFLSQIGLILFMFVIGMELDLKVLKNKAHESVVISHASIVIPFALGLTLAYFIYHTFAPIGVEFASFGLFMGIAMSITAFPVLARIVQERGLQKTKLGTIAITCAAADDITAWCILAVVIAIVKAGSFTSSLYVIGLAIIYVIVMLKIVRPFLKRVGDLNSTRESLNKPVVAIFFLTLLFSAYASELIGIHALFGAFLAGAIMPENHKFRNIFIEKVEDVSVILLLPLFFVFTGLRTQIGLLNDPYLWKVTGVIIAVAVVGKFFGSAFAAKFVGQSWKDSLAIGALMNTRGLMELVVLNIGYDLGVLSTEIFTMMVIMALVTTFMTGPALDFINFIFKDKKTVIPEEIGNKSKYKILFSFDTPDKGKTLLRIANSLTKKQPDNTIVTAMHLSLSSELHPFEVKDYEREMLLPVISESESLNQNMVSLFKLSNDIDADITETANQGEYDLLLVSLGQSIFEGTLLGKILGFTTRIVNPDRLIDKFTGKEGLFENSPFDERTRHVITKSKMPVGIFIDKELEEINQVFIPIFSKEDSFLIEYAKKLINNNGSQITILDASGELKNNREMQESIRSIEQIAPNHIMLMHDRTIKKEFIEHQDLMIISLDSWKKLIESQSTWLNNTPSVLILKP